One window from the genome of Variovorax sp. PAMC26660 encodes:
- a CDS encoding short chain dehydrogenase, with protein MKVLVVGATGAVGSAVAQALAVRGHEVVRAGRTRGDRQVDITSDASVEALYEAVGRVDAIVSAAGGLFFGPVAEMTPANFNVGLQDKLLGQVRLALLGQHVLHDGGSITLTTGVAADDPVRGGSNAAAVNAAVEGFVRGAAIELPRGLRINAVSPTLLTESAAAYGALFPGVETVPAARVALAYVRSIEGPLTGRVFRVWQ; from the coding sequence ATGAAGGTTCTTGTTGTGGGCGCGACGGGCGCTGTTGGCAGTGCGGTGGCACAGGCGCTGGCCGTGCGTGGGCATGAGGTGGTGCGTGCGGGCCGCACGCGCGGTGACCGGCAGGTCGACATCACGAGCGACGCCAGCGTCGAGGCGCTGTATGAGGCGGTCGGGCGTGTCGATGCGATCGTCTCGGCGGCGGGCGGCCTGTTCTTCGGGCCGGTGGCCGAGATGACGCCGGCGAACTTCAACGTCGGCCTGCAGGACAAGCTGCTGGGCCAGGTGCGGCTCGCGTTGCTCGGCCAGCATGTGTTGCATGACGGTGGTTCGATCACGTTGACCACGGGCGTCGCGGCCGACGACCCGGTCCGCGGGGGAAGCAATGCGGCTGCCGTGAATGCGGCGGTCGAGGGTTTCGTGCGGGGCGCAGCGATCGAGCTGCCGCGCGGCCTGCGCATCAATGCGGTAAGCCCCACGCTGCTGACCGAATCGGCGGCGGCGTATGGCGCGCTCTTTCCGGGCGTTGAAACCGTACCGGCCGCGCGCGTGGCGCTGGCCTACGTGCGCAGCATCGAAGGGCCGTTGACGGGGCGCGTGTTTCGCGTGTGGCAATGA
- a CDS encoding LysR family transcriptional regulator yields the protein MDKLRAMEVFVATVDAGSFAAAAEALDLSAVMVGKHIRALEEQLGARLLERTTRRHALTEIGAAYLERCRDVLASVHTADGVAESLRAMPQGVLRVTAPVAYGAHRLTPVIGDYIAAYPQVKVDLVLNDRVVDLAEEGFDCSIRSGAAVDERLIARPLALARMFAVASPAWVERHGQPRHPSDLEAFPLLGFATWGPNHSWRFTRDGQTVHVPVRGPLTTNNGQALLAAAMAGVGVIVQADALLGPALASGQVVQLLPEWELPTRQVHIMRMPEARPSAKLRTFVDFVVERLG from the coding sequence ATGGACAAGCTTCGCGCCATGGAAGTCTTCGTTGCCACGGTGGACGCAGGCAGCTTTGCCGCCGCCGCCGAGGCGCTCGACCTGTCGGCCGTGATGGTCGGCAAGCACATCCGCGCGCTCGAAGAGCAGCTCGGCGCGCGGCTGCTCGAACGCACCACGCGGCGCCATGCGCTGACCGAGATCGGCGCCGCCTACCTGGAGCGCTGCCGCGACGTGCTGGCCAGCGTGCACACGGCCGATGGCGTGGCCGAGTCGCTGCGCGCCATGCCGCAGGGCGTGCTGCGCGTCACCGCGCCGGTGGCCTATGGCGCGCATCGGCTCACGCCGGTGATCGGCGACTACATCGCCGCCTATCCGCAGGTGAAGGTGGACCTGGTGCTCAACGACCGCGTGGTCGACCTGGCCGAAGAAGGTTTCGACTGCAGCATCCGTTCGGGGGCGGCAGTCGACGAACGGCTCATCGCGCGTCCGCTCGCGCTGGCGCGCATGTTCGCGGTCGCCAGCCCCGCCTGGGTCGAGCGCCACGGCCAGCCCAGGCATCCATCGGACCTCGAAGCTTTTCCACTACTGGGCTTTGCCACCTGGGGGCCTAACCATTCATGGCGCTTCACGCGCGACGGCCAGACGGTGCATGTGCCGGTGCGCGGCCCGCTCACCACCAACAACGGGCAAGCGCTGCTGGCAGCCGCAATGGCCGGCGTGGGAGTGATCGTGCAGGCCGACGCGTTACTGGGCCCTGCCCTGGCCTCGGGCCAGGTAGTTCAACTGCTGCCCGAGTGGGAACTGCCGACACGCCAGGTGCACATCATGCGAATGCCCGAAGCACGCCCCAGCGCCAAGCTGCGCACCTTCGTCGACTTCGTGGTCGAGCGATTGGGTTAG
- a CDS encoding DEAD/DEAH box helicase, whose translation MTSSFSNLSLAEPLARAVAEMGYETMTPIQEQAIPVVLSGQDVMGAAQTGTGKTAAFSLPLLQRMLKHENTSTSPARHPVRALVLLPTRELADQVAQQVKLYAKYTNLRSTVVFGGIDMKPQTLELKKGVEVLVATPGRLLDHIEAKNAVLNQVEYVVLDEADRMLDIGFLPDLQRILSYLPKQRTTLLFSATFSPEIKRLAGSYLQNPVTIEVARPNETASTVEQHFYSVSDDDKRRALKQIVKQRGITQAFVFVNSKLGCARLARSLERDGLRTTALHGDKSQDERLKALASFKAGEVDLLVCTDVAARGLDIKDVPAVFNFDIPFNAEDYVHRIGRTGRAGASGLAVSFASGGNDARLVADIEKLIKKKIELEPVEFEEDRPRGRINDGRRHWREEGEAGDARDVLDQPRERSSSLSGSDARRGSSSSGGGGRPHRPSAPRDPFFDKPYEAGEPDATPAWEAAAKAAPARGISSNIKSKRKVAALFKSAEPS comes from the coding sequence ATGACAAGTTCCTTCTCCAATCTTTCGCTGGCAGAACCGCTGGCGCGCGCCGTGGCCGAAATGGGCTACGAGACCATGACACCGATCCAGGAGCAGGCCATTCCGGTCGTGCTTTCGGGCCAGGATGTGATGGGCGCCGCCCAGACAGGCACCGGCAAGACGGCGGCGTTTTCGCTCCCGTTGCTGCAGCGCATGCTCAAGCACGAAAACACCTCCACGTCGCCTGCGCGGCATCCGGTGCGTGCGCTCGTGCTGTTGCCCACGCGTGAACTGGCCGACCAGGTCGCGCAACAGGTCAAGCTGTACGCCAAGTACACCAACCTGCGCAGCACGGTCGTGTTCGGCGGCATCGACATGAAGCCGCAAACGCTGGAACTGAAGAAGGGCGTCGAAGTCCTGGTGGCCACGCCCGGCCGGCTGCTCGATCACATCGAAGCCAAGAACGCGGTGCTCAACCAGGTCGAATACGTGGTGCTGGACGAAGCCGACCGCATGCTCGACATCGGCTTCCTGCCCGACCTGCAGCGCATCCTGAGTTACCTGCCCAAGCAGCGCACCACGCTGCTGTTCTCGGCCACGTTTTCGCCCGAAATCAAGCGGCTTGCAGGCAGCTACCTGCAGAACCCCGTCACCATCGAAGTGGCGCGCCCGAACGAAACGGCCTCGACCGTCGAGCAGCATTTCTACAGCGTGAGCGACGACGACAAGCGCCGCGCGCTCAAGCAGATCGTGAAGCAACGCGGCATCACGCAAGCCTTCGTGTTCGTCAACAGCAAGCTCGGCTGCGCGCGCCTCGCACGCTCGCTGGAGCGCGATGGTCTTCGCACCACCGCACTGCACGGCGACAAGAGCCAGGACGAACGCCTGAAGGCGCTCGCCTCGTTCAAGGCCGGCGAAGTCGACCTGCTGGTGTGCACCGACGTCGCGGCCCGCGGCCTCGACATCAAGGACGTGCCGGCGGTCTTCAACTTCGACATTCCGTTCAATGCCGAAGACTATGTGCACCGCATCGGCCGCACCGGCCGCGCAGGCGCTTCCGGCCTGGCCGTGAGCTTTGCGAGCGGCGGCAACGATGCTCGCCTGGTGGCCGACATCGAGAAGCTGATCAAGAAGAAGATCGAACTCGAACCCGTCGAGTTCGAGGAAGACCGTCCGCGTGGCCGCATCAACGATGGGCGCCGTCATTGGCGCGAAGAAGGCGAAGCCGGCGACGCGCGCGACGTGCTCGACCAGCCGCGTGAACGCAGCAGCAGCCTGAGCGGCAGCGACGCACGCCGCGGCAGCAGCAGCAGCGGTGGTGGCGGACGCCCGCACCGCCCGTCGGCACCGCGCGATCCGTTCTTCGACAAGCCCTACGAAGCGGGCGAGCCCGACGCCACGCCAGCCTGGGAAGCCGCCGCCAAGGCCGCGCCCGCGCGCGGCATCTCGAGCAACATCAAGAGCAAGCGCAAGGTCGCGGCCCTCTTCAAGAGCGCCGAGCCGAGCTGA
- a CDS encoding neutral zinc metallopeptidase encodes MRWEGNEQSDNVEDRREEGGGGGGGGGGGGGGFLGGRSIGIGTIAVALIAGWVFGINPLTVLSLLSGGGGPAQVQQQPQQGPAAKPPSGDREAAFVSTVLKNTEVVWTDVFRQNGGTYHAPKLVLFRGVTPTACGTGQSAMGPFYCPGDQKVYIDLGFYDTLKNQLGAPGEFAQAYVIAHEVGHHVQDELGITAKVDGMRNRLSQTQNNAMSVRVELQADCFAGVWAHHSQESKKWLDPGDIEAAMNAAQKIGDDALQRSAGRAVVPDSFTHGSSAQRQRWFGAGYQSGDMKSCDTFNARSL; translated from the coding sequence ATGAGATGGGAAGGCAACGAACAATCGGACAACGTCGAAGACCGCCGTGAAGAGGGCGGCGGTGGTGGTGGTGGTGGTGGTGGTGGCGGCGGGGGCTTCCTCGGCGGCCGCAGCATCGGCATCGGCACCATCGCGGTCGCATTGATCGCAGGCTGGGTCTTCGGCATCAACCCGCTCACCGTGCTGAGCCTGCTCAGCGGTGGCGGCGGGCCCGCCCAGGTGCAGCAGCAACCCCAGCAGGGGCCGGCGGCCAAGCCGCCCTCTGGCGATCGCGAAGCGGCCTTCGTCTCTACCGTGCTCAAGAACACCGAAGTGGTCTGGACCGATGTGTTCCGGCAGAACGGCGGCACCTACCACGCGCCCAAGCTGGTGCTGTTCCGCGGTGTCACGCCCACGGCCTGCGGCACCGGGCAATCGGCCATGGGCCCGTTCTACTGCCCCGGCGACCAGAAGGTCTACATCGACCTCGGTTTCTACGACACGCTCAAGAACCAGCTCGGCGCGCCGGGCGAGTTCGCGCAGGCCTATGTGATTGCGCACGAGGTCGGCCATCACGTGCAGGACGAACTCGGCATCACCGCCAAGGTCGACGGCATGCGCAACCGCCTGAGCCAGACGCAGAACAACGCGATGAGCGTGCGTGTCGAGCTGCAGGCCGACTGCTTCGCAGGCGTGTGGGCCCACCATTCGCAGGAGTCGAAGAAGTGGCTCGACCCAGGCGACATCGAGGCCGCCATGAACGCTGCGCAGAAGATCGGCGACGACGCATTGCAGCGTTCCGCAGGCCGCGCGGTGGTGCCCGACAGCTTCACCCACGGCTCCAGCGCGCAGCGCCAACGATGGTTCGGAGCGGGCTATCAAAGCGGCGACATGAAGTCCTGCGACACCTTCAACGCGCGCAGCCTCTGA
- a CDS encoding rhodanese-related sulfurtransferase, giving the protein MTTATFPLLSFTAVRERLIAREEIALLDVREEDPFAQEHPLWAANLALSRIEIEAWRRIPRRDTLIVLYGAHDGFDLAPLAAKTLASLGYTNVHLLEGGLEGWRAAGGELFRDVNVPSKSFGELVEHERHTPSLSAPEVKALVDGKANVVVLDARRFDEYQTMSIPSATSVPGAELVLRVRELAPDPATQVIVNCAGRTRSIIGTQSLVNAGIPNPVAALRNGTIGWKLAGQVLDHGADRQAPAAVSDAHRAQAQADARRVADRAGVRRIALDALQALEAPGRTVYRFDVRTPEEYAAGHLPGFASAPGGQLVQETDHQVPVRGARIVLVDDDGVRASMSASWLAQMGWEVYVLDAVPAASALTETAVPVPAHPPVAAVVGEIAPVELAALLKQPGTAVIDVTTSANYAKRHVPGAWYVIRAQLIQALDAVIPLAQRYVLTCGSSLLARYAAADLRTLLDARGKGDVEVQVLNGGNAAWFAAGLEIESGETRLATPRTDRYRRPYEGTDAPAEAMQAYLDWEYGLVAQLGRDGTHHFNVI; this is encoded by the coding sequence ATGACGACTGCCACCTTTCCCCTTCTCTCTTTCACCGCCGTGCGCGAGCGCCTCATTGCCCGCGAAGAAATCGCCCTGCTCGATGTGCGCGAGGAAGACCCGTTCGCGCAGGAGCATCCGCTGTGGGCCGCGAACCTGGCGCTGTCGCGCATCGAGATCGAAGCTTGGCGGCGCATTCCGCGGCGGGACACGCTGATCGTTCTGTACGGCGCGCACGACGGCTTCGATCTGGCGCCGCTGGCGGCGAAGACGCTGGCCTCGCTCGGCTACACCAACGTGCACCTGCTCGAAGGCGGCCTCGAAGGCTGGCGCGCGGCGGGCGGCGAGCTGTTCCGCGACGTGAACGTGCCGAGCAAATCCTTCGGCGAACTGGTCGAGCACGAGCGGCACACGCCCTCGCTCTCCGCGCCCGAAGTGAAGGCGCTGGTCGATGGCAAGGCCAATGTGGTGGTGCTCGATGCGCGCCGCTTCGACGAATACCAGACGATGAGCATTCCCTCGGCCACCAGCGTGCCCGGCGCGGAACTGGTGCTGCGCGTGCGCGAGCTGGCGCCTGATCCGGCCACGCAAGTGATCGTGAACTGCGCAGGTCGCACGCGCAGCATCATCGGCACGCAGTCGCTGGTGAATGCAGGCATTCCGAACCCGGTGGCTGCGCTGCGCAACGGCACCATCGGCTGGAAGCTGGCGGGGCAGGTGCTGGACCATGGGGCCGATCGGCAGGCGCCGGCGGCGGTGTCCGACGCGCACCGCGCGCAGGCGCAGGCCGATGCACGGCGCGTGGCCGATCGCGCGGGAGTACGGCGCATTGCACTCGACGCGTTGCAGGCGCTCGAAGCGCCGGGCCGCACGGTGTACCGCTTCGACGTTCGCACGCCCGAGGAATATGCGGCGGGCCATCTGCCGGGCTTTGCGAGCGCACCCGGTGGGCAGCTTGTGCAGGAAACCGACCATCAAGTGCCGGTGCGCGGCGCGCGCATCGTGCTGGTCGACGACGATGGCGTGCGGGCATCGATGAGCGCGTCGTGGCTCGCGCAGATGGGCTGGGAGGTCTACGTGCTGGACGCAGTGCCTGCGGCTTCGGCGTTGACCGAAACAGCAGTCCCGGTGCCTGCCCATCCGCCTGTTGCCGCTGTCGTGGGAGAGATCGCGCCGGTTGAACTCGCAGCCTTGCTGAAGCAACCCGGCACGGCCGTGATCGACGTGACCACCAGCGCCAACTACGCGAAGCGCCACGTCCCCGGCGCCTGGTACGTGATCCGCGCGCAACTCATTCAGGCGCTGGATGCCGTCATTCCGTTGGCGCAGCGCTATGTGCTGACCTGCGGCAGCAGCCTGCTCGCGCGCTACGCCGCGGCGGACCTGCGCACGCTGCTCGATGCGCGCGGCAAGGGCGATGTCGAAGTGCAGGTGCTGAATGGCGGCAACGCGGCGTGGTTTGCTGCGGGCCTTGAGATCGAGTCAGGCGAAACACGGCTGGCCACACCACGCACCGATCGCTACCGCCGCCCCTACGAAGGCACCGATGCACCGGCCGAGGCGATGCAGGCTTATCTGGATTGGGAGTACGGCCTTGTCGCGCAGTTGGGACGCGACGGAACGCATCACTTCAACGTGATCTGA
- a CDS encoding BMP family ABC transporter substrate-binding protein, which produces MYKNLAGRAVLAWASACFFTSFSFPAFSQPQAPKEPLKIGFVYVTPVTDAGWVRQHEEGRKAVDAALGARVKTTFVENVAEGADAERVIRDLAQQGNKLIFTPSFGYMEPTLKVAKDFPDVKFESITGYKTAPNVATANARYYEGRYLAGIAAGRMTKTNVAGYVAGFPIPEVLQGINAFALGMRSVNPNAKVIVVWLNEWFDPPKERDAAMTLFNQNADVVAFHTGSTAVMSAAQERGKMAIAYHSDMRKIAPDAQIVAVTHQWGGYYTQRARAVLDGNWKSGNLWGGVKEGMIRVGDFGTKVPKAVQQEVMARQQDIAGGKLQPFRATAGDVRDNEGHVVIAKGAQLSDDQILKMNWLAEGVQGRVTR; this is translated from the coding sequence ATGTACAAAAACCTCGCGGGCCGCGCCGTTCTGGCGTGGGCATCCGCTTGCTTTTTCACCAGCTTTTCATTTCCCGCTTTTTCCCAACCGCAGGCGCCGAAAGAGCCGCTGAAGATCGGCTTCGTCTATGTCACGCCGGTCACCGACGCCGGCTGGGTGCGCCAGCATGAAGAGGGCCGCAAGGCCGTCGATGCGGCGCTGGGCGCCAGGGTGAAGACCACCTTTGTCGAGAACGTGGCCGAAGGGGCCGACGCCGAGCGCGTGATCCGCGACCTCGCGCAGCAGGGCAACAAGCTCATCTTCACGCCGAGCTTCGGCTACATGGAGCCGACGCTCAAGGTGGCGAAAGACTTTCCCGATGTGAAGTTCGAGTCGATCACCGGCTACAAGACCGCGCCCAACGTCGCGACCGCGAACGCGCGCTACTACGAAGGCCGCTACCTGGCGGGCATCGCCGCAGGGCGCATGACGAAGACGAACGTGGCGGGCTATGTGGCGGGCTTTCCCATTCCGGAAGTGCTGCAAGGCATCAATGCTTTCGCGCTCGGCATGCGCTCGGTGAACCCGAACGCCAAGGTGATCGTGGTGTGGCTCAACGAGTGGTTCGACCCGCCGAAGGAGCGCGATGCGGCGATGACGCTGTTCAACCAGAACGCCGACGTGGTGGCTTTCCACACTGGTTCGACCGCCGTGATGTCTGCGGCGCAGGAGCGCGGCAAGATGGCCATTGCTTACCACTCCGACATGCGCAAGATTGCGCCCGACGCGCAGATCGTCGCGGTCACACACCAATGGGGCGGCTACTACACGCAGCGCGCACGGGCGGTGCTCGACGGCAACTGGAAGAGCGGCAACCTCTGGGGCGGCGTGAAGGAAGGAATGATCCGCGTCGGCGACTTCGGCACCAAGGTGCCCAAGGCTGTTCAGCAGGAGGTGATGGCGCGCCAGCAGGACATCGCAGGCGGCAAGCTGCAGCCGTTTCGCGCAACGGCGGGCGATGTGCGCGACAACGAAGGCCACGTCGTCATCGCGAAGGGCGCGCAACTGAGCGACGACCAGATCCTGAAGATGAACTGGCTGGCCGAAGGCGTGCAGGGGCGCGTGACGCGCTAA
- a CDS encoding MFS transporter yields MTNSTTNASRSASAPEPATSSANEHWERNLAVCMFGSFTTIVAMTLLLPFLPLYVEQLGVKDHAAIVQWSGVAYGATFFTAALVAPLWGRLADRYGRKPMLIRASLGMAVAMALIGMAGNVWQLVGLRLLAGLLGGYASGSMVLVATQTPKARTGWALGTMSSAIMAGNLVGPLVGGVLPPLIGIRATFFAAGAMIFVAFLATAFLIREEKKRPSTTKQRGEAGSGWAAIPDKRPLVAMLFTGMLLMLANMSIEPIITVYVATLVEDPSRVTMMAGFVMSAAALGSILSASRLGKLADRVGHWNVIVGCLAVSAVLLVPQAFVTSGWQLVVLRFLMGLSLGGLLPCIASVIRHNVPERVAGNMLGYSTSAQYTGQVTGPLLGGFVGGHIGMRAVFLGTCVLMAAGAGWNWLAKRRQPS; encoded by the coding sequence ATGACGAACTCGACAACCAACGCCTCGCGCAGCGCATCCGCGCCGGAACCTGCCACCAGCAGCGCTAACGAACACTGGGAGCGCAACCTTGCCGTCTGCATGTTCGGCTCGTTCACCACCATCGTGGCGATGACGCTGCTACTGCCCTTCCTGCCGCTCTACGTCGAGCAACTGGGCGTGAAGGACCATGCTGCCATCGTGCAATGGTCCGGCGTGGCCTACGGCGCCACCTTCTTCACCGCCGCGCTGGTGGCGCCGTTGTGGGGCCGGCTGGCCGACCGCTACGGCCGCAAGCCGATGCTGATTCGCGCCAGCCTGGGCATGGCAGTGGCGATGGCGCTGATCGGCATGGCGGGCAACGTCTGGCAACTCGTCGGGCTGAGGCTGCTCGCGGGCCTGCTGGGCGGCTACGCCTCGGGTTCGATGGTGCTGGTCGCCACGCAGACGCCGAAGGCGCGCACCGGCTGGGCACTGGGCACGATGTCGTCGGCCATCATGGCGGGCAACCTCGTGGGCCCGCTGGTCGGCGGCGTGCTGCCGCCGCTGATCGGCATTCGCGCGACCTTCTTCGCGGCGGGCGCAATGATCTTCGTGGCCTTTCTCGCCACCGCCTTCCTGATCCGCGAAGAGAAAAAACGGCCTTCGACCACGAAGCAGCGCGGCGAGGCCGGCAGCGGCTGGGCGGCCATTCCCGACAAGCGTCCCTTGGTGGCGATGCTCTTCACCGGCATGCTGCTGATGCTCGCCAACATGTCGATCGAACCGATCATCACGGTCTACGTGGCCACGCTGGTCGAAGACCCGAGTCGCGTGACGATGATGGCCGGCTTCGTGATGTCCGCCGCAGCGCTCGGCAGCATCCTCTCGGCCTCGCGCCTGGGCAAGCTGGCCGACCGCGTGGGGCACTGGAACGTGATCGTGGGTTGCCTGGCGGTGTCGGCGGTGCTGCTGGTTCCGCAGGCCTTCGTCACCTCGGGCTGGCAGCTCGTGGTGCTGCGCTTCCTGATGGGTCTGTCGCTCGGCGGGCTGCTGCCTTGCATCGCGAGCGTGATCCGCCACAACGTGCCTGAGCGCGTGGCGGGCAACATGCTGGGCTATTCGACTTCGGCGCAGTACACGGGCCAGGTCACGGGGCCGCTGCTGGGCGGCTTCGTGGGCGGGCACATCGGCATGCGTGCCGTGTTCCTCGGCACCTGCGTGCTGATGGCAGCGGGTGCCGGATGGAACTGGCTCGCGAAGCGGCGGCAGCCTTCCTGA
- the dcd gene encoding dCTP deaminase: MSIKSDKWIRRMAEQTGMIEPFEPGQVRESDGHKIISYGTSSYGYDIRCAPEFKVFTNIHSTVVDPKNFDEKSFVDMHGDFCIIPPNSFALARTVEYFRIPRNVLTICLGKSTYARCGIIVNVTPFEPEWEGYVTLEFSNTTPLPAKIYAGEGCAQVLFFESDEVCETSYKDRGGKYQGQRGVTLPKT; the protein is encoded by the coding sequence ATGAGCATCAAGAGCGACAAATGGATCCGGCGCATGGCCGAGCAGACCGGCATGATCGAGCCCTTCGAGCCCGGCCAGGTGCGCGAGAGCGACGGCCACAAGATCATCAGCTACGGCACCTCGAGCTACGGCTACGACATCCGGTGCGCGCCTGAATTCAAGGTCTTCACCAACATCCACAGCACCGTGGTCGACCCGAAGAATTTCGACGAGAAGAGCTTCGTCGACATGCACGGCGACTTCTGCATCATCCCGCCCAACAGTTTCGCGCTGGCGCGCACCGTCGAGTACTTCCGCATCCCGCGCAACGTGCTCACCATCTGTCTGGGCAAGAGCACCTACGCGCGCTGCGGGATCATCGTCAACGTGACCCCCTTCGAGCCCGAATGGGAAGGCTACGTGACGCTCGAATTCAGCAACACCACGCCGCTGCCCGCCAAGATCTACGCGGGCGAAGGCTGCGCGCAGGTGCTGTTCTTCGAGAGCGACGAAGTCTGCGAGACGAGCTACAAGGACCGTGGCGGCAAGTACCAGGGCCAGCGCGGCGTGACATTGCCGAAAACCTGA
- the guaD gene encoding guanine deaminase yields MKKAYRASLLRFDAAGQPVFDEDGLLVIAPDGTGRQRVLDAGSHAAVAPRHPDAEVTHLPGRILAPGFVDMHIHYPQTDIIGAPSPGLLPWLENYTFPAESKFVDPAHSREVADVFFDELLRNGVTTSLTFATSHVASVDAFFESAQRRQLRMMTGKVLQDRNSPDGVRDQTEQSLIDTEALIRKWHNVDRLGYAITPRFAPTSTDAQMRGAGELAAKYGDTWIQSHVAENRDEVQWARELYPKSRSYLDVYAGFGLMRERAVYAHCIYIDDEDRRLMRETKTASAVSPTSNLFLGSGFFDFGAADRIDHPYGLASDVGGGTSFSPFHTMLAAYYVGREGQTKTGLSIAPSRLWWHHTGGAARSLGLDGVVGNLQPGCEADFLVLNPSATPLLARKTALANNLEEMLFAMIVLGDDRLVERTVISQAA; encoded by the coding sequence ATGAAAAAAGCCTACCGCGCCTCCCTCCTGCGATTCGATGCCGCCGGCCAGCCCGTTTTCGATGAAGACGGCCTGCTGGTCATTGCCCCCGACGGCACCGGCCGCCAGCGCGTGCTCGATGCCGGCAGCCATGCCGCCGTGGCACCGCGCCACCCCGATGCCGAAGTGACCCACCTGCCCGGACGCATCCTCGCGCCGGGCTTCGTGGACATGCACATCCACTATCCGCAGACCGACATCATCGGCGCGCCCTCGCCGGGGCTGCTGCCCTGGCTGGAGAACTACACCTTCCCGGCTGAAAGCAAGTTCGTCGACCCGGCGCATTCGCGTGAAGTGGCCGACGTGTTCTTCGACGAACTGCTGCGCAACGGCGTGACGACCTCGCTGACCTTCGCGACCTCGCACGTGGCCTCGGTCGATGCCTTCTTCGAGAGCGCGCAGCGCCGCCAGTTGCGCATGATGACCGGCAAGGTGCTGCAGGACCGCAACTCGCCCGACGGCGTGCGCGACCAGACCGAGCAGAGCCTGATCGACACCGAAGCGCTGATCCGCAAGTGGCACAACGTCGATCGCCTCGGCTATGCCATCACGCCGCGCTTTGCGCCCACCAGCACCGATGCGCAGATGCGCGGCGCGGGCGAGCTGGCGGCGAAATACGGCGACACATGGATTCAGTCGCATGTGGCCGAGAACCGCGACGAAGTGCAATGGGCGCGCGAGCTGTACCCCAAGTCGCGCTCCTACCTGGACGTGTACGCGGGCTTCGGCCTGATGCGCGAGCGTGCCGTGTACGCGCACTGCATCTACATCGACGACGAAGACCGCCGCCTGATGCGCGAGACGAAAACCGCATCGGCCGTCAGCCCCACGAGCAACCTGTTCCTGGGCAGCGGCTTCTTCGACTTCGGCGCGGCCGACCGCATCGACCATCCTTACGGGCTGGCGAGCGACGTGGGCGGGGGCACCAGCTTCAGTCCCTTCCACACGATGCTGGCGGCCTACTACGTGGGCCGCGAAGGCCAGACCAAGACCGGCCTCAGCATCGCGCCCTCGCGGCTGTGGTGGCACCACACCGGCGGCGCGGCGCGTTCGCTGGGGCTCGACGGCGTGGTGGGCAATCTGCAGCCCGGTTGCGAGGCCGACTTTCTGGTGCTCAACCCTTCGGCCACGCCACTGCTGGCGCGCAAGACCGCGCTGGCGAACAACCTCGAGGAAATGCTGTTCGCGATGATCGTGCTGGGCGACGACCGGCTGGTCGAGCGCACGGTGATTTCGCAGGCCGCCTGA